In Vibrio diazotrophicus, the following proteins share a genomic window:
- the sixA gene encoding phosphohistidine phosphatase SixA, with protein MKIFIMRHGEAQHYAASDAERALTDRGRNESVAVARAGVIQKNITHIDKVFVSPYLRAQQTWQEISQHFSADMVEVCEEITPYGQSEDVFEFVAACIEAENLTSVLLVSHLPLVGYLVSEFVPGMVAPMFPTSGLVCIDYDVAARKGELVWNIHP; from the coding sequence ATGAAAATTTTTATTATGCGTCACGGAGAAGCCCAGCATTATGCTGCCAGTGATGCAGAGCGAGCCTTGACGGATAGAGGTCGGAATGAGTCTGTCGCTGTAGCCAGAGCCGGCGTGATTCAGAAGAACATTACCCATATAGACAAAGTCTTTGTGAGCCCTTACTTGCGCGCTCAACAAACTTGGCAAGAGATATCGCAACACTTTTCGGCAGACATGGTTGAAGTGTGTGAAGAGATAACGCCATATGGTCAGTCAGAAGATGTTTTCGAGTTCGTAGCTGCTTGTATTGAAGCTGAAAACCTGACATCTGTACTGTTGGTGTCGCATTTACCTTTAGTTGGGTATTTGGTTTCTGAGTTTGTTCCGGGAATGGTTGCACCTATGTTTCCGACTTCCGGATTAGTCTGTATTGATTATGATGTCGCCGCTCGCAAAGGTGAGCTGGTGTGGAATATCCATCCCTAA
- a CDS encoding protein phosphatase CheZ, translated as MISLEQARELVELLENGLQDEANLFLKRVFESERNPMFKEIGELTRDLHDSLKQFQIDDRITEIAKDEIPDARTRLTYVIEKTEVAANKTMDAVDRCMPIADSLHETLLLVRPQWNELMRGQIELSEFKALCHRVDDLLSQVEGDSSELRGQLTEILMAQDFQDLTGQIIRRVITLVNEVEQRLVDILTAFGKEQSEQQKQIVSEKKASTQAEGPILNPHEREDAVASQDEVDDLLSSLGF; from the coding sequence ATGATTTCATTAGAACAAGCCAGAGAACTCGTTGAATTGCTAGAGAATGGATTGCAAGACGAAGCGAATCTATTTCTAAAGCGAGTCTTTGAATCTGAACGTAACCCGATGTTTAAAGAGATCGGGGAACTGACCCGAGATCTGCATGATTCACTTAAGCAGTTTCAAATTGATGATCGAATTACAGAAATTGCTAAGGATGAAATTCCTGATGCACGGACTCGGTTAACTTACGTAATAGAAAAAACGGAAGTCGCGGCAAACAAGACCATGGATGCTGTTGATCGTTGTATGCCTATTGCTGACAGTTTACATGAAACATTACTGCTCGTTCGTCCTCAGTGGAACGAACTTATGCGTGGTCAGATAGAACTCAGTGAATTCAAAGCATTATGTCATCGTGTTGATGACCTATTGTCGCAAGTTGAAGGTGACAGCAGTGAGTTGCGTGGTCAGCTTACTGAAATACTGATGGCGCAAGACTTCCAAGATTTGACCGGTCAAATCATCCGCCGTGTGATTACTTTGGTTAACGAAGTAGAACAACGTTTGGTCGATATTTTGACGGCGTTTGGTAAAGAACAATCAGAACAACAGAAACAAATAGTTAGCGAGAAAAAAGCATCTACTCAAGCTGAAGGACCAATTTTAAATCCTCATGAGAGAGAAGATGCAGTCGCATCTCAAGACGAAGTAGACGATTTATTGTCGAGTCTTGGTTTTTAG
- a CDS encoding protein-glutamate methylesterase/protein-glutamine glutaminase, with product MAIKVLVVDDSSFFRRRVSEIINAEPRLEVIDVATNGKEAVEKAERLKPDVITMDIEMPVMDGITAVRQIMASNPTPILMFSSLTQEGAKATLDALDAGALDFLPKKFEDIARNRDEAVSLLQQRVIQIAAKKSFMRRPIGGTTRSATSSASSTTSPFGRAQANTTASAAPAARPSSPMARFKASGKNYQLTAIGTSTGGPVALQKILTKLPANYPHPIVLIQHMPATFTAAFASRLNSLCKIEVKEAEDGDPLRPGVAYLAPGGKQMMLEGRPGAAKIRILDGGERMNYKPCVDVTFGSAAKVYNDKVLSMILTGMGADGREGSRMLKSAGSTIWAQDEASCVVYGMPQAVAKSGISSEDLPLDRIAERMLVEVGLA from the coding sequence ATGGCGATTAAAGTATTAGTTGTAGATGACTCAAGTTTTTTCCGACGCAGAGTAAGCGAGATCATAAACGCTGAACCACGCCTTGAAGTCATCGATGTCGCAACTAACGGTAAAGAAGCGGTTGAAAAAGCCGAACGTCTAAAGCCAGATGTGATTACCATGGATATTGAGATGCCAGTGATGGACGGTATTACAGCCGTCCGTCAAATCATGGCATCAAATCCGACACCGATTTTGATGTTTTCTTCGTTAACACAAGAAGGCGCTAAAGCAACATTAGATGCGTTAGACGCAGGTGCTTTAGATTTCTTACCGAAGAAGTTTGAAGATATTGCGCGAAATCGTGATGAAGCGGTAAGTTTGTTACAACAGCGCGTGATTCAAATTGCAGCCAAAAAGAGCTTCATGCGCCGACCAATTGGCGGTACAACGCGCTCTGCAACATCTTCAGCGTCATCAACAACCAGCCCATTTGGGCGAGCACAAGCGAACACGACAGCGTCGGCTGCTCCTGCGGCAAGACCTTCGTCTCCGATGGCTCGTTTCAAAGCTTCTGGTAAAAACTATCAGTTAACCGCTATTGGAACCTCTACTGGCGGCCCCGTTGCGTTGCAAAAAATTCTGACTAAACTGCCAGCCAATTATCCTCATCCTATTGTTCTGATTCAGCATATGCCTGCTACGTTTACCGCAGCATTTGCTAGCCGTTTGAATTCACTTTGCAAAATTGAAGTGAAGGAAGCTGAAGATGGTGATCCATTACGTCCGGGTGTTGCGTATCTGGCTCCTGGTGGTAAGCAAATGATGCTGGAAGGCCGTCCGGGCGCTGCAAAAATCCGTATACTGGATGGTGGTGAACGCATGAACTATAAGCCTTGCGTGGATGTCACTTTTGGTTCAGCAGCAAAAGTTTACAACGACAAAGTGTTGTCGATGATTCTGACTGGTATGGGTGCAGACGGACGCGAAGGTTCTCGAATGCTGAAATCTGCGGGTTCAACCATTTGGGCTCAAGATGAAGCAAGTTGCGTGGTGTATGGTATGCCACAAGCTGTCGCGAAATCAGGTATTTCATCTGAAGATCTGCCACTAGACCGCATTGCAGAAAGAATGCTGGTTGAAGTAGGTCTTGCATAA
- the cheY gene encoding chemotaxis response regulator CheY has product MKILIVDDFSTMRRIVKNLLRDLGFNNTQEADDGLTALPMLKKGEFDFVVTDWNMPGMQGIDLLKHIRSDDQLKHLPVLMITAEAKREQIIEAAQAGVNGYIVKPFTAATLKEKLEKIFERL; this is encoded by the coding sequence ATGAAGATCCTTATTGTTGATGACTTTTCAACAATGCGCCGTATTGTAAAGAATCTACTTCGTGATTTGGGCTTCAATAACACACAAGAAGCAGACGATGGTTTGACGGCATTGCCAATGCTCAAGAAGGGTGAGTTTGACTTTGTAGTCACAGACTGGAATATGCCTGGTATGCAAGGTATCGATCTGTTGAAGCATATTCGTTCAGACGATCAACTGAAGCATCTTCCTGTTTTGATGATTACAGCGGAAGCAAAACGTGAGCAGATTATCGAAGCCGCTCAAGCTGGCGTTAATGGTTATATTGTGAAGCCGTTTACAGCCGCTACCCTTAAAGAAAAATTAGAAAAAATATTCGAACGTCTATAA
- a CDS encoding MinD/ParA family protein produces MTNKMIYDQASGLRRLSQPSLTKVITVTGGKGGVGKSNVTLGMAICMAREGKKVMVLDADLGLANIDVMLGIRPKRNLGHVLAGECELKDAITEGPHGIQIIPATSGTQSMTELSHAQHVGLIRAFGTLEDEMDVLLVDTAAGISDMVVSFARAAQDVVVVVCDEPTSITDAYALIKLLSREHQVRRFKIVANMVRSYREGRELFAKLTLVTERFLNVSLELVACIPLDDNVRQAVKRQRNVVDAFPRSPASLAISSLANKATTWPIPKTPSGHLEFFVERLLNRSETVEEPFGE; encoded by the coding sequence ATGACGAATAAAATGATATATGACCAAGCAAGCGGCTTACGTCGCTTATCTCAGCCATCGCTAACCAAAGTCATTACAGTGACAGGTGGTAAAGGTGGTGTGGGCAAATCAAACGTAACCTTAGGCATGGCTATTTGTATGGCCCGCGAAGGTAAAAAAGTCATGGTTCTGGATGCAGACCTCGGCCTAGCCAATATCGATGTTATGCTCGGTATTCGTCCAAAGCGTAACCTAGGACACGTGCTAGCTGGCGAGTGTGAGCTAAAAGATGCTATAACTGAAGGACCGCACGGAATTCAGATCATACCGGCGACTTCTGGTACGCAGTCCATGACAGAACTGTCACATGCACAACATGTAGGCTTAATTCGAGCGTTTGGTACGCTGGAAGATGAGATGGACGTGCTTTTAGTCGATACAGCAGCCGGTATTTCTGATATGGTTGTCAGCTTTGCTCGTGCAGCACAAGATGTTGTGGTTGTTGTGTGTGATGAGCCGACTTCAATCACAGATGCATATGCGTTGATCAAACTTTTAAGCAGAGAACATCAAGTTCGACGATTTAAGATTGTTGCAAACATGGTGAGAAGTTATCGTGAAGGTAGGGAATTATTTGCTAAATTGACATTAGTCACAGAACGCTTCTTGAATGTCAGCCTTGAACTCGTAGCATGTATTCCTCTGGACGATAATGTTCGTCAGGCAGTGAAAAGACAGCGCAACGTAGTTGATGCTTTTCCGCGTTCACCCGCATCTTTAGCGATTAGCTCATTGGCGAATAAAGCAACCACGTGGCCAATACCGAAAACACCAAGTGGTCATTTAGAATTTTTTGTTGAGCGGCTACTTAATCGATCAGAAACAGTAGAGGAACCATTTGGTGAATAA
- a CDS encoding chemotaxis protein CheA gives MSYDLDEDILQDFLVEAGEILELLSEQLVELENDPENKDLLNAIFRGFHTVKGGAGFLSLTELVETCHGAENVFDILRNGQRSVTPSLMDTMLRSLDTVNEQFRAVQDGEPLTPADPALLDELHNLCKPESEDAPAAEEPVVEDVVVEEPVIEAPVQSQPEETKLSADSIDEITQDEFEKLLDELHGKGKSPGVAAKSEAAPVQPSAATNSDLSGDITDDEFEKLLDELHGKGKSPTASGVPQKPAEPVAPSKPAQSAASSATGADGDLMTDEEFEKLLDELHGSGKGPSIEELDMATRPAAANTQPAAAKAAAPAPKAVAPKVAAAEKPAVPAVKQPEEKREVATAKKTQNQAEATVRVDTSTLDVIMNMVGELVLVRNRLLSLGLNSNDEEMSKAVANLDVVTADLQGAVMKTRMQPIKKVFGRFPRVVRDLARSLNKDIVLEMRGEETDLDKNLVEALADPLIHLVRNSVDHGIEMPDERAKTGKSRTGKVILSASQEGDHIELAIVDDGAGMDPHKLRSIAVKRGMMDEDAASRLTDKECFNLIFMPGFSSKEKISDISGRGVGMDVVKTAINTLNGSIDIDSELGKGTKITIKVPLTLAILPTLMVGVAGHPFALPLASVNEIFHLDLGRTNVVDGQLTIIVRDKSIPLFYLQNWLAPQAGKVQARQGHGHVVIVQLGSQRVGFVVDTLIGQEEVVIKPLDKLLQGTPGMAGATITSDGHIALILDVPDLLKRYAAASRV, from the coding sequence ATGAGCTACGATTTAGACGAAGACATTCTTCAAGACTTTTTGGTTGAAGCAGGTGAAATCCTCGAATTGCTTTCTGAGCAATTAGTCGAGTTAGAAAATGACCCTGAGAACAAAGATTTGTTAAACGCAATCTTCCGCGGCTTCCACACAGTAAAAGGTGGTGCAGGCTTTTTGTCTCTAACAGAGCTGGTTGAAACCTGCCACGGCGCGGAAAACGTGTTCGACATTTTACGTAATGGCCAACGCAGTGTTACCCCAAGCCTTATGGATACAATGCTTCGTTCACTCGATACGGTGAATGAACAGTTCCGTGCGGTTCAGGATGGTGAACCGTTGACACCTGCAGATCCCGCACTTCTTGATGAGCTGCATAACTTGTGCAAGCCTGAATCTGAAGATGCTCCTGCAGCAGAAGAACCTGTTGTTGAAGACGTTGTTGTTGAAGAACCAGTGATCGAAGCTCCGGTTCAAAGTCAGCCAGAAGAAACCAAATTGTCGGCTGATTCTATCGACGAAATTACTCAAGACGAATTTGAAAAACTATTGGATGAGTTGCATGGCAAGGGCAAGAGCCCGGGCGTTGCGGCTAAATCTGAAGCAGCCCCAGTGCAGCCAAGCGCGGCGACTAACTCGGACTTAAGCGGTGATATCACCGATGATGAGTTCGAAAAGTTACTTGATGAACTTCATGGCAAGGGTAAGAGTCCAACTGCCAGCGGCGTGCCACAAAAGCCTGCTGAACCTGTTGCTCCAAGTAAGCCCGCGCAATCAGCTGCTTCAAGCGCAACAGGCGCTGACGGCGACTTAATGACCGATGAGGAGTTCGAAAAACTTCTCGATGAACTACACGGTTCAGGTAAGGGCCCTTCAATTGAAGAGTTGGATATGGCAACGCGCCCAGCCGCAGCGAATACTCAACCGGCAGCGGCAAAAGCTGCTGCTCCAGCTCCAAAAGCGGTAGCGCCTAAAGTGGCAGCGGCAGAAAAACCAGCAGTACCTGCGGTGAAACAGCCTGAAGAAAAACGAGAAGTTGCCACAGCTAAGAAAACACAGAACCAAGCGGAAGCGACGGTACGTGTAGATACTTCAACTCTAGATGTCATTATGAACATGGTTGGTGAGTTAGTGTTGGTACGTAACCGTCTATTAAGCCTTGGCTTAAATAGCAACGACGAAGAGATGTCTAAAGCGGTTGCAAACCTTGATGTTGTTACTGCTGACTTGCAAGGCGCAGTGATGAAAACGCGCATGCAGCCGATCAAGAAAGTTTTTGGCCGTTTCCCTCGAGTGGTTCGAGATTTGGCGCGTAGCTTAAATAAAGACATTGTGCTTGAAATGCGTGGTGAAGAGACCGACCTCGACAAAAACTTGGTTGAAGCGCTAGCGGATCCATTGATTCACTTGGTTCGTAACTCGGTTGACCACGGTATTGAAATGCCGGACGAGCGTGCGAAGACTGGTAAATCTCGTACGGGTAAAGTGATTCTTTCAGCTTCACAAGAAGGCGACCATATTGAATTGGCTATCGTTGATGATGGCGCAGGTATGGACCCTCATAAACTACGTTCTATCGCAGTTAAGCGTGGAATGATGGATGAAGATGCAGCCTCTCGCCTGACTGATAAAGAGTGTTTTAACCTTATCTTCATGCCGGGCTTCTCTAGTAAAGAAAAGATCTCTGATATTTCAGGTCGTGGTGTAGGGATGGACGTTGTAAAAACGGCTATTAATACCCTAAACGGTTCAATCGATATCGATTCGGAACTGGGTAAAGGCACTAAGATCACGATTAAAGTACCGCTTACACTCGCAATCCTACCAACTCTTATGGTTGGTGTTGCTGGTCATCCATTTGCATTGCCATTGGCAAGCGTGAACGAAATTTTCCACTTAGATTTAGGTAGAACCAACGTTGTTGATGGACAGTTAACTATCATTGTACGTGATAAGTCTATTCCACTTTTCTACCTTCAAAACTGGTTAGCTCCTCAGGCGGGTAAAGTACAAGCGCGTCAAGGTCATGGACACGTTGTTATTGTTCAGCTAGGTAGTCAACGTGTTGGTTTCGTTGTTGATACTTTAATTGGTCAAGAAGAAGTGGTTATCAAACCACTGGATAAACTACTGCAAGGTACTCCGGGTATGGCTGGCGCGACAATTACCAGTGACGGGCACATTGCTTTGATTCTTGATGTTCCAGATCTGCTTAAACGTTATGCAGCTGCTTCTCGAGTTTAA
- a CDS encoding ParA family protein, with protein MIVWSVANQKGGVGKTTTTITLAGLLSKQGKRVLLVDTDPHASLTTYLGYDSDSVPTSLFDLFQLKEYNEQSVKPLILKTDVEGIDLIPAHMSLATLDRVMGNRSGMGLILKRALMALRQRYDYVLIDCPPILGVMMVNALAASDRILIPVQTEFLAMKGLERMVRTLAIMQKSRSREFKVTIVPTMYDKRTRASLQTLTQLKKDYPDQVWSSAVPIDTKFRDASLKRLPASHFADGSRGVFAYKQLLLYLERLAINEQ; from the coding sequence ATGATTGTTTGGAGCGTTGCAAACCAAAAAGGTGGCGTAGGTAAAACCACAACAACGATTACGTTAGCCGGTTTGTTAAGTAAACAAGGAAAACGCGTCTTGCTGGTGGATACTGACCCACACGCATCGTTAACGACTTATCTGGGTTACGATTCAGATAGCGTTCCAACCAGCTTGTTCGATCTGTTTCAATTAAAAGAGTATAACGAACAAAGCGTTAAACCTCTGATATTGAAAACAGACGTTGAAGGTATCGACCTTATTCCTGCACATATGTCTCTGGCGACTTTAGACCGTGTAATGGGTAACCGTAGCGGAATGGGGTTAATCCTTAAGCGCGCCTTAATGGCTTTGCGTCAACGTTACGATTATGTGCTGATTGACTGTCCGCCAATTTTGGGCGTGATGATGGTCAACGCATTGGCAGCAAGTGATCGAATTCTTATTCCAGTACAAACTGAATTTTTGGCAATGAAAGGGCTAGAGCGCATGGTTCGTACTCTGGCAATTATGCAGAAGTCACGTAGCCGCGAGTTCAAAGTGACGATCGTACCAACCATGTACGACAAACGCACTCGTGCTTCTTTGCAAACCTTGACCCAGCTTAAGAAAGATTACCCAGATCAGGTGTGGTCTTCAGCAGTACCTATTGATACAAAATTTAGAGATGCGAGTTTGAAGCGCTTACCTGCATCCCATTTCGCCGACGGTAGTCGCGGCGTATTTGCTTATAAACAGTTGCTATTGTATTTGGAGAGGCTTGCTATTAATGAGCAGTAG
- a CDS encoding RNA polymerase sigma factor FliA has translation MNKALTYNQYGALNSQQLFIEQYSVLVKRIAHHLIGRLPPNVLIDDLIQAGMIGLLEAQKNYDGSKGASFETYAGIRIRGAMLDDIRRGDWVPRSVHRHNREISQAISELEGILNRDPSDAEVAKHLNMPLDQYHTVLSDINCSRIVGIEDLGVSDDAISPLDDDEDNSPFQGVADESFRKALVESIKSLPEREALVLSLYYDEELNLKEIGEVIGVSESRVSQILSQSMQRLRTKLSSWTQND, from the coding sequence GTGAATAAAGCGCTTACCTACAATCAATATGGAGCTTTGAACAGCCAGCAGCTGTTTATCGAGCAATATTCTGTATTGGTTAAGCGTATTGCACATCACTTGATTGGACGCCTACCGCCCAACGTTTTGATTGACGACTTAATCCAAGCCGGGATGATTGGTCTGCTTGAAGCTCAAAAGAATTACGACGGGAGTAAAGGCGCTAGCTTTGAAACCTACGCAGGAATTCGAATTCGTGGAGCTATGCTCGATGATATTCGACGCGGTGACTGGGTACCGCGCTCGGTTCACAGACATAACCGAGAAATTAGCCAGGCGATCTCTGAATTAGAAGGAATACTAAATCGAGATCCCAGCGATGCCGAAGTCGCAAAGCACTTAAATATGCCGCTTGACCAGTATCATACGGTATTAAGCGATATTAATTGCTCGCGAATTGTCGGTATTGAAGACTTGGGTGTTTCGGACGATGCTATTTCCCCACTGGATGATGATGAGGACAACTCGCCATTCCAAGGTGTTGCTGATGAATCGTTCCGTAAAGCATTGGTTGAGTCAATAAAATCACTTCCGGAGCGTGAAGCCTTAGTACTTTCGCTCTATTATGATGAAGAGTTAAACTTGAAAGAAATTGGTGAAGTCATTGGTGTGAGTGAGTCCCGTGTAAGCCAAATACTAAGCCAATCTATGCAACGTCTAAGAACAAAGTTAAGTTCTTGGACACAAAATGACTAA
- the flhA gene encoding flagellar biosynthesis protein FlhA, whose amino-acid sequence MKFTLPFADKLPSIPQRSMPAIGAPIMVLATLGMVVLPIPAFLLDLFFTFNIALSMVVLLVTVYTRRPLDFAAFPTVLLIATLLRLALNVASTRVVLLKGHEGGNAAGNVIEAFGSVVIGGNYAVGLVVFLILMIINFMVVTKGAGRISEVSARFTLDALPGKQMAIDADLNAGLIDQEQARTRRFEVTKEADFYGSMDGASKFVKGDAIAGILILFINIIGGLSIGMAQYGLGFSEAIEIYTLLTIGDGLVAQIPSLLLSIGAAIMVTRQNTDEDMGEQVIFQLFDNPKALMITAVILGVMGIVPGMPHFAFLLLATIAGGSAYWIQRKQKAAKEETTNLPATLDGDAPSQKELSWDDVQPVDIIGLEVGYRLIPLVDRDQGGELLERVKGVRKKLSQDFGFLIPAVHIRDNLELTPNSYRITLMGVAAGEAEIRPDQELAINPGQVYGMIEGERTFDPAFGLEAVWIREDQREHAQALGYTVVDSSTVLATHLSQLLTNNASQLLGHEEVQNLLEMLGRSTPKLVEGFVPDQLSLGVVVKVLQNLLNEAIPIRDIRTIVQTLSEYASKSQEPDILTAAVRISLKRLIVQEINGIEPELPVITLIPELEQILHQTMQASGGESAGIEPGLAERLQMALSQATQEQELKGEPAVLLTSGVLRSTLAKFVKNTIPNLRVLSYQEIPDEKQIRIVQAVGN is encoded by the coding sequence ATGAAGTTTACTCTGCCATTTGCGGATAAGTTACCTTCCATTCCACAGCGCAGCATGCCAGCGATTGGCGCTCCTATTATGGTGCTTGCGACTCTTGGCATGGTCGTTTTACCGATTCCTGCCTTTTTGTTGGACTTATTTTTTACCTTCAATATCGCGTTGTCGATGGTAGTGTTGTTAGTGACGGTTTATACCCGTAGACCTCTGGATTTCGCCGCATTCCCGACAGTACTGCTTATTGCAACTTTGCTTCGCTTAGCCTTGAACGTAGCTTCAACACGTGTGGTTTTGCTGAAAGGTCATGAAGGAGGCAACGCCGCAGGTAACGTTATTGAGGCGTTTGGTAGTGTGGTAATTGGTGGCAACTACGCCGTTGGTCTGGTGGTGTTCCTCATCCTGATGATCATCAACTTTATGGTTGTCACCAAAGGTGCGGGGCGTATTTCTGAAGTTAGTGCTCGCTTTACCTTGGACGCTTTACCCGGTAAACAGATGGCGATTGACGCCGACTTAAACGCAGGCTTGATTGATCAAGAACAAGCGCGTACCCGCCGTTTTGAAGTAACCAAAGAAGCGGATTTCTATGGTTCGATGGACGGTGCTTCTAAGTTCGTTAAAGGGGATGCCATCGCTGGTATTCTAATCCTGTTTATTAACATTATCGGTGGTTTATCTATCGGTATGGCTCAATATGGTTTGGGCTTTAGCGAAGCAATTGAAATCTACACCCTATTAACAATCGGTGATGGCTTAGTCGCTCAGATCCCGTCGTTATTGCTTTCTATTGGCGCAGCAATCATGGTAACGCGTCAAAATACCGATGAAGATATGGGTGAGCAGGTTATCTTCCAACTGTTTGATAACCCGAAAGCGCTGATGATTACTGCTGTAATACTCGGTGTTATGGGTATTGTTCCGGGAATGCCGCATTTTGCTTTTTTACTACTGGCAACAATTGCGGGTGGTTCCGCATACTGGATTCAACGCAAACAGAAAGCAGCAAAAGAAGAAACAACCAATCTCCCTGCCACATTGGATGGCGACGCCCCTTCACAGAAAGAGCTTTCTTGGGATGATGTTCAGCCAGTGGATATCATTGGTTTAGAAGTGGGTTATCGTTTGATTCCTTTGGTCGACAGAGATCAAGGCGGAGAGCTACTTGAGCGTGTGAAAGGGGTACGTAAAAAGCTATCGCAAGACTTTGGTTTCCTTATTCCTGCCGTGCATATTCGTGACAACCTAGAACTTACACCGAATAGCTACCGTATTACCTTAATGGGCGTTGCTGCTGGTGAAGCGGAAATTCGCCCCGATCAAGAACTCGCTATAAACCCGGGACAAGTCTACGGAATGATTGAAGGTGAACGTACCTTTGACCCTGCGTTCGGCCTTGAAGCCGTTTGGATTCGTGAAGACCAACGTGAACATGCTCAGGCTTTGGGATATACCGTTGTAGACTCCTCAACCGTACTCGCGACACATTTAAGCCAATTGCTAACTAACAACGCTTCCCAGCTACTTGGTCACGAAGAAGTGCAGAACTTACTAGAAATGCTTGGACGTTCGACACCGAAGCTGGTGGAAGGATTTGTGCCTGATCAGCTCTCTTTGGGTGTGGTGGTGAAAGTTCTACAGAACTTGTTGAATGAAGCCATCCCTATTCGAGACATTCGAACGATAGTTCAGACACTTTCAGAATATGCCAGCAAGAGTCAAGAACCTGACATCCTCACAGCGGCTGTGCGTATATCATTGAAACGCCTAATCGTTCAGGAAATCAATGGAATAGAGCCTGAACTACCTGTAATTACATTGATACCTGAATTGGAACAAATATTGCATCAAACAATGCAAGCTTCAGGTGGTGAGTCTGCGGGTATTGAGCCTGGACTTGCTGAAAGGTTGCAAATGGCATTAAGCCAAGCAACACAAGAACAAGAATTGAAAGGTGAGCCAGCGGTATTGCTCACTTCAGGTGTTCTCCGTTCGACACTGGCTAAGTTTGTGAAAAATACTATTCCTAACTTACGTGTCCTTTCGTACCAAGAGATACCTGATGAGAAACAAATTCGAATTGTGCAGGCGGTAGGTAATTAA